The following are encoded together in the Proteiniphilum saccharofermentans genome:
- the dxs gene encoding 1-deoxy-D-xylulose-5-phosphate synthase has protein sequence MQYLQHINSPDDLKKLSIEQLETVCSELREFIIEQLSNNPGHFGSSLGTVELTVALHYLYNTPYDRLVWDVGHQAYSHKILTGRRDRFSTNRKLGGLSGFTNPNESEYDTFAAGHASTSISAALGMAVAANLRKEMNRHIVAIIGDGSMTGGLAYEGINNACSQPNNLLIILNDNDMSIDNNVGGMQDYLVKLTTSAKYNKVRNNIYQGFKKRNLISEKEKNLVLRFNNSVKSLITKEQNLFEGFNIRYFGPVDGHDLPGLIRILRNIKDMQGPKLLHIKTVKGKGFRPAEKSATIWHSPGLFNKETGERILKDNANQPQLYQDVFGHTLVAMAEKNEKIVGVTPAMPTGCSMTFMADRFPDRSFDVGIAEAHAVTFSAGMAKEGLIPFCNIYSSFMQRAYDQVIHDVALQKLKVIFCLDRAGLVGPDGPTHHGVFDLAYLRPIPNLIISSPYNEHELRNLMHTAVYGNEGPFAIRYPRGQGEMTEWKNEPHILPIGKGRKLRKGKDIALLSIGAIGNNAARAIDEAEKSGISVAHYDMVFLKPVDEELLHKVARKFRYIITVEDGVIKGGLGSAVLEFLAENDYTDVHLLRVGIPDEFVTHGSVRELQQITGIDEKGILEHITRMYKETRGIHAHLQPPHNRINPVVQIHNR, from the coding sequence ATGCAATATTTACAACATATAAACAGCCCCGACGATCTGAAAAAACTCAGCATAGAACAACTGGAAACAGTTTGCAGCGAACTGAGGGAATTCATCATCGAGCAGCTTTCCAATAACCCCGGACATTTTGGATCGAGCCTGGGAACTGTAGAGTTGACTGTGGCGCTCCATTACCTCTATAATACTCCCTACGACCGACTCGTATGGGATGTAGGGCATCAGGCCTATAGCCATAAGATACTGACCGGCCGCCGCGACCGGTTTTCAACCAATCGTAAGCTGGGAGGGCTTTCCGGGTTCACCAACCCCAATGAGAGCGAATACGATACTTTTGCCGCCGGCCATGCGTCCACCTCCATCTCGGCGGCGTTGGGTATGGCTGTGGCAGCCAATCTCAGGAAGGAAATGAACCGGCATATCGTTGCCATCATCGGCGATGGATCCATGACCGGCGGATTGGCCTACGAAGGGATCAACAACGCCTGCTCGCAACCCAATAACCTGTTGATCATCCTTAACGACAATGATATGTCGATCGACAACAACGTGGGTGGAATGCAGGATTACCTGGTGAAACTGACCACTTCTGCAAAATACAATAAGGTACGGAACAATATCTACCAGGGTTTCAAAAAACGAAATCTGATTTCGGAAAAAGAAAAGAACCTCGTCTTGCGGTTCAATAACAGCGTCAAATCCCTGATAACCAAAGAGCAAAATCTGTTCGAAGGATTTAATATACGATATTTCGGGCCGGTCGATGGGCATGACCTGCCGGGATTGATCCGTATACTCCGCAATATCAAAGATATGCAGGGGCCGAAGTTACTTCACATCAAAACCGTCAAAGGCAAAGGATTCAGGCCGGCTGAAAAATCGGCCACCATCTGGCATTCACCGGGTCTTTTCAATAAAGAGACCGGCGAGCGGATCCTGAAGGATAATGCAAACCAACCCCAGCTTTATCAGGATGTGTTCGGACATACCCTTGTGGCGATGGCTGAGAAAAATGAGAAAATCGTGGGAGTGACTCCGGCCATGCCCACCGGCTGTTCCATGACTTTTATGGCAGACAGATTCCCCGACAGGTCATTCGATGTGGGCATTGCCGAAGCACATGCCGTAACCTTTTCCGCCGGCATGGCAAAAGAAGGATTGATCCCGTTTTGTAATATTTACTCATCGTTTATGCAACGGGCATACGACCAGGTAATCCACGATGTGGCACTACAAAAACTGAAAGTGATCTTCTGTCTTGACAGGGCAGGTTTAGTGGGTCCCGATGGCCCTACGCATCATGGTGTATTTGACCTTGCCTATCTTCGTCCCATACCCAACCTGATTATCTCATCGCCCTACAACGAACATGAACTGCGCAACCTGATGCACACAGCCGTATATGGAAACGAAGGACCTTTCGCGATCAGGTACCCCCGTGGCCAGGGTGAGATGACCGAATGGAAAAACGAACCCCATATCCTTCCTATCGGTAAAGGGAGGAAACTAAGAAAAGGGAAAGATATAGCCCTCCTCTCCATTGGTGCTATCGGCAATAATGCAGCAAGAGCAATCGACGAAGCGGAGAAATCGGGCATCAGCGTAGCCCATTATGATATGGTCTTCCTGAAGCCCGTCGATGAGGAGTTGCTGCATAAGGTGGCAAGGAAATTCAGATATATCATCACCGTGGAAGATGGGGTCATTAAAGGAGGTTTGGGGAGCGCCGTCCTCGAGTTCCTTGCGGAAAACGACTATACTGATGTTCATCTGCTCCGCGTAGGTATCCCCGATGAATTTGTTACCCACGGATCAGTCAGAGAACTTCAGCAGATCACCGGAATCGATGAAAAGGGTATTCTGGAACATATTACGCGTATGTATAAGGAAACCCGGGGAATTCATGCACATCTACAGCCACCGCATAACAGGATAAACCCTGTTGTACAGATACATAACCGTTGA
- the trkA gene encoding Trk system potassium transporter TrkA, giving the protein MKILIAGAGAVGTHLAKLLGQENHDITLIDADKDRLAIIRDNTDILTYIGNCMSLKDLTEVGAANTDLYIGVTPEESKNITSCMLASNLGAKRTLARIDNYEYLLPKNKEFFEKLGIHSMIYPELIAAREIAMSLKTPWARFWWELCNGTVILAAAKVRENAPIVNTYLYDLPQTNKRFHMVAIKRNSHTLIPKGSDQILPDDILYFTTLRKHIDSLPELFGKKSFETRKIMFMGGSRITMRTIQQLPSNINIKIIEQDRERAEKLVEMAPPNVTVFVEDGRNAEFLLREGITESDAFLALTGNSEANILGCMMAKQYGVKRTVAEVENIDYISMAERFNIGTVINKKLIAASKIYELLLKADASNIKSLTIADANVGEVIAKPNSKVTKKLIRNLNLPPDITFGAIIRNGEPMLVDGDTLIEPYDQVVVFFLNKSLKSIEKLFN; this is encoded by the coding sequence ATGAAGATTTTAATAGCAGGTGCGGGCGCCGTCGGAACCCATCTGGCGAAACTTCTCGGACAGGAAAATCACGACATAACACTTATCGATGCCGATAAAGATCGGCTTGCCATCATACGTGACAACACCGATATACTCACCTATATCGGCAACTGCATGTCGCTCAAAGATCTTACGGAAGTAGGTGCTGCCAATACCGACCTCTATATCGGCGTAACTCCCGAAGAGTCCAAAAACATCACCTCCTGTATGCTTGCCTCCAATTTAGGGGCGAAGAGGACACTTGCCCGTATAGATAATTACGAATACCTGTTACCCAAGAACAAAGAATTCTTTGAAAAGTTGGGGATTCATTCCATGATCTATCCCGAACTGATCGCGGCCCGGGAGATCGCAATGTCGCTTAAAACGCCGTGGGCACGCTTCTGGTGGGAATTATGCAACGGAACCGTAATCCTTGCCGCCGCCAAAGTAAGGGAGAATGCCCCCATTGTGAATACATACCTGTACGACCTTCCACAGACAAACAAACGGTTCCACATGGTGGCCATCAAGCGCAATTCGCACACCCTGATACCTAAAGGGAGCGATCAGATCCTTCCTGATGATATTCTTTATTTCACCACCCTCAGAAAACATATCGATTCATTGCCCGAACTGTTCGGTAAAAAATCGTTCGAGACCAGAAAAATCATGTTTATGGGTGGCAGCCGCATCACCATGCGTACCATACAACAACTCCCGTCGAACATCAATATAAAGATCATTGAACAGGACAGGGAACGTGCGGAAAAGCTGGTGGAGATGGCCCCGCCCAACGTCACCGTTTTTGTGGAAGACGGCCGGAACGCTGAATTTCTCCTGCGGGAGGGTATCACTGAGTCCGATGCATTTCTTGCCCTTACCGGTAACTCCGAAGCCAATATCCTGGGATGTATGATGGCAAAACAGTATGGCGTGAAGAGGACGGTGGCAGAAGTCGAGAATATCGATTACATCTCGATGGCAGAACGTTTCAATATTGGAACTGTGATCAACAAAAAACTGATCGCCGCCAGCAAGATCTACGAACTGTTGCTGAAAGCCGATGCTTCCAATATAAAGAGCCTTACCATTGCCGATGCCAATGTAGGGGAAGTCATCGCCAAACCCAACTCCAAAGTGACGAAAAAGCTGATCAGGAACCTGAATCTACCGCCCGACATCACTTTCGGGGCTATCATCCGAAACGGGGAACCCATGCTGGTGGACGGAGACACATTGATTGAGCCCTATGATCAGGTAGTGGTATTTTTCCTCAATAAATCACTGAAAAGTATCGAAAAACTATTTAATTAA
- a CDS encoding TrkH family potassium uptake protein — protein MQRFNYQFVLNTIGLLLIIEAIFMLFSAFVGEYYNETAVRSIYLSALASFGSGVLLSFLGRKRKRAAGNLTKREVFFTVTLSWLMMTLFGTFPYLFSGAIPSFTNAFFESMCGFTTTGSSTLVNIEAFPKSLHFWRSFTQWIGGIGIIIFVLSFMPIFGGISSQFYEAEATGIAEDQFRPRIREITKQMALTYLGLTILGFFFLWAGPMDAFDAACHTLTAISTGGFSTKQTSIAFFNSPYTEYVITLLMFLGATNFLLISVLVTRFKATIFRDEEFKWYLLITVLFTLGITVALLASGRMNDTEQTFRIVLFQVVAAITTTGFATTDFQLWGSGYWLLFLTMILFCGSEGSTSGGMKISRLIVLSKNALLVFKRQVHPNALYVVKMNRKVITGETLSRLFAFVFLYVTLTVVSAVILGLTGMNFEESIGVSLSSISNYGFGLGSYGPSGTFESATPFMKYYLCFLMLVGRLEIFTVLSLFIPGFWKR, from the coding sequence ATGCAGAGATTTAACTATCAGTTTGTATTGAATACCATAGGTCTGCTCCTGATAATTGAAGCGATCTTCATGCTCTTTTCCGCATTCGTAGGTGAGTATTACAACGAAACGGCCGTAAGGAGTATTTATCTTTCGGCACTCGCTAGCTTCGGTTCCGGAGTGCTTCTCTCATTTCTGGGAAGAAAACGGAAGCGTGCAGCGGGTAACCTTACCAAACGGGAAGTTTTCTTTACCGTCACGCTCTCATGGTTGATGATGACGCTGTTCGGCACATTCCCTTACTTGTTCAGCGGCGCCATTCCCTCTTTTACAAACGCATTTTTTGAGAGCATGTGTGGTTTCACCACTACCGGCAGTTCTACCCTGGTCAATATTGAAGCATTTCCCAAATCACTCCATTTCTGGCGCAGTTTCACGCAATGGATCGGAGGGATCGGGATCATCATCTTCGTCCTCTCGTTTATGCCTATTTTCGGAGGAATCTCAAGCCAGTTCTATGAGGCGGAAGCCACCGGTATAGCCGAAGACCAGTTCCGTCCCCGCATCAGAGAGATTACCAAACAGATGGCACTTACTTATCTCGGCCTTACGATCCTTGGATTTTTCTTTCTTTGGGCAGGCCCGATGGATGCGTTCGATGCAGCTTGCCATACACTCACAGCCATTTCCACAGGGGGCTTTTCCACCAAGCAGACAAGCATCGCCTTTTTCAATTCTCCCTATACAGAATATGTGATCACCCTGCTTATGTTCTTGGGTGCTACCAATTTCCTTCTCATATCGGTACTTGTCACCCGGTTCAAGGCCACTATCTTCAGGGATGAAGAGTTCAAATGGTATCTGTTGATTACCGTCCTTTTCACCTTGGGGATCACAGTGGCTCTTTTGGCCTCAGGACGGATGAACGATACAGAACAAACTTTCCGGATAGTGCTTTTCCAGGTCGTGGCGGCAATCACCACCACAGGATTTGCCACAACTGATTTCCAGTTGTGGGGTTCCGGCTACTGGCTTCTTTTCCTCACGATGATCCTCTTCTGTGGCAGTGAAGGGTCCACTTCGGGCGGGATGAAAATCTCGCGCTTGATAGTGCTTTCCAAAAATGCACTGTTGGTTTTCAAGCGCCAGGTACATCCCAACGCACTTTATGTGGTGAAGATGAATCGGAAAGTGATCACTGGTGAAACCCTGTCACGGCTATTCGCCTTTGTCTTCCTGTATGTCACCCTCACGGTGGTTAGTGCCGTAATATTGGGTCTTACGGGGATGAATTTCGAAGAATCAATCGGTGTTTCCCTTTCGTCCATCAGCAACTACGGCTTCGGATTAGGCTCTTACGGGCCCAGCGGCACGTTCGAATCAGCGACGCCTTTCATGAAATATTATCTCTGTTTCCTTATGCTGGTGGGGCGCCTTGAGATATTTACCGTACTCTCGTTGTTCATCCCCGGATTCTGGAAAAGGTGA